The following proteins come from a genomic window of Solea solea chromosome 3, fSolSol10.1, whole genome shotgun sequence:
- the LOC131456626 gene encoding histone H2A-like, translating into MSGRGKTGAGKARAKAKTRSSRAGLQFPVGRVHRLLRKGNYAQRVGAGAPVYLAAVLEYLTAEILELAGNAARDNKKTRIIPRHLQLAVRNDEELNKLLGGVTIAQGGVLPNIQAVLLPKKTEKAASKK; encoded by the coding sequence ATGTCTGGAAGAGGTAAAACCGGTGCCGGCAAAGCCAGAGCAAAGGCAAAGACTCGCTCCTCCAGGGCCGGGCTCCAGTTCCCCGTGGGCCGTGTCCACAGGCTGCTGAGGAAGGGTAACTATGCCCAGCGTGTAGGTGCCGGCGCCCCCGTCTACCTGGCGGCCGTGCTCGAGTACCTCACCGCTGAGATCCTCGAGCTGGCTGGAAACGCCGCCCGCGACAACAAGAAGACCCGCATCATCCCGCGTCACCTGCAGCTGGCTGTCCGCAACGACGAGGAGCTCAACAAGCTGCTCGGCGGAGTTACCATCGCTCAGGGCGGAGTCTTGCCCAACATCCAGGCTGTTCTCCTGCCCAAGAAGACCGAGAAGGCCGCGTCCAAGAAGTAA